The proteins below come from a single Takifugu flavidus isolate HTHZ2018 chromosome 6, ASM371156v2, whole genome shotgun sequence genomic window:
- the LOC130527303 gene encoding zinc finger CCCH domain-containing protein 4-like isoform X4 yields the protein MEGQKKLNQRGRRVPRGGGRESRVRRPGADAAVRGKQARFMTQEFKEQNALMVDGRLLCRHFLWGRCIKGDGCQLEHVQGHNDLIKELCKFYVQGFCSKGHDCPYMHQSFPCKYFHRKGRCSQGDACRFSHEPLSDVTTKLLEEAIKRDIELRELSQKAEEASPEPSKEPISSVTESSGIALLPIRPSFYSSTSTNVESEGPFCTAEDAVSGAATPAGPPPPPPPPQDPPQPVCYSVEAVLGPQLSRPFSRFSAASGPKDLDRLSNPPNAPPAGDPGRGTVGETVWCSRPPQEQRRSDVHPEPGSERALDLPLDPGELWRPGPKTQRPQPSLQAFPGAAFERSSSERRSVTSRADGAARPSRTGPAESSHPRSPLALGREPEETQQELRCGSEEPFSPRNSAEGSVAPGAGCTRPLRQPFQGLFARPLTEFLKPSHQPELSTSSRASQSADGRNNQNSSSFSSLFAAPLGGQTQTVLSKHAPEDQPASQNLSAHPRTGPEGTRGAAKARPDVSAHTASSVLKTLFGSLKPYQQDEEENQQVPPGLLVSDASDPL from the exons atggaggggcAGAAGAAGCTGAACCAGAGAGGGCGCCGTGTCCCCAGAGGTGGAGGACGTGAGTCCCGGGTccggagaccaggagcagacgCAGCG GTCAGAGGAAAACAAGCCAGGTTCATGACGCAGGAGTTCAAGGAGCAGAACGCCTTGATGGTGGACGGACGCTTGCTGTGCCGCCATTTCCTGTGGGGGAGGTGCATCAAG GGCGACGGCTGCCAGCTGGAACACGTTCAGGGCCACAACGATCTCATCAAGGAACTGTGTAAATTCTACGTGCAGGGCTTCTGCTCCAAAGGCCACGACTGCCCGTACATGCAC CAGTCTTTTCCCTGCAAGTACTTCCATCGGAAAGGTCGCTGCTCCCAAGGAGACGCCTGCCGGTTTTCCCATGAGCCCCTGAGTGACGTCACCACCAAACTGCTGGAGGAG GCTATAAAACGGGACATTGAGCTACGAGAACTTTCACAAAAGGCTGAAGAGGCGTCGCCAGAACCGTCGAAAGAGCCGATTTCTTCAGTAACAGAAAGTTCTGGTATCGCTCTCCTCCCCATCAG GCCAAGTTTTTATAGCAGCACGAGCACAAATGTGGAGTCAGAAGGTCCGTTTTGCACGGCTGAAGATGCTGTGAGTGGTGCCGCCACGCCCGCcggccccccgcccccccccccccccccccaggaccccccACAGCCCGTGTGTTATTCAGTGGAAGCTGTGCTCGGGCCGCAGCTGTCCAGACCCTTCAGCAGGTTCTCCGCAGCTTCAGGACCCAAAGATTTGGACCGGCTCTCAAACCCCCCCAACGCCCCCCCCGCTGGCGACCCGGGCCGGGGCACCGTAGGTGAGACAGTCTGGTGTTCCCGGCCACCCCAGGAACAGCGTCGGTCTGACGTGCACCCCGAGCCCGGCTCAGAGCGCGCTTTGGATCTTCCTCTGGACCCAGGAGAGCTCTGGAGACCAGGACCAAAGACCCAACGCCCACAACCTTCTCTTCAGGCATTTCCTGGAGCCGCCTTTGAGCGTTCCTCTTCAGAGCGGCGTTCTGTAACCTCCAGGGCCGACGGCGCTGCTCGCCCCAGTCGCACCGGGCCGGCCGAGTCCTCACACCCCAGAAGTCCTCTCGCACTTGGTCGGGAGCCTGAGGAGACCCAGCAGGAGCTCAGATGTGGATCTGAGGAACCCTTTTCCCCCAGGAACTCCGCTGAAGGCTCAGTTGCTCCTGGTGCTGGATGCACACGGCCCCTCAGGCAACCTTTTCAGGGCCTTTTTGCGAGGCCGCTCACGGAATTCCTGAAACCGTCCCATCAGCCCGAGCTCAGTACGTCCAGTCGCGCGTCTCAGTCGGCCGATGGCAGAAACAATCAGAATTCCAGCTCCTTTTCCAGCCTCTTCGCTGCTCCTTTGGGAGGTCAGACGCAGACGGTCCTCTCCAAACATGCACCTGAGGACCAGCCGGCGTCCCAGAACCTCTCAGCTCATCCCAGAACTGGGCCTGAAGGGACGAGAGGCGCCGCCAAAGCCCGGCCTGACGTGTCAGCACACACGG cctcttcagttctgaagaCTCTCTTTGGTTCCCTCAAACCTTaccagcaggatgaggaggagaaccaACAGGTTCCACCAGGTTTGCTGGTTTCTG ATGCTTCAGACCCCCTGTGA
- the LOC130527303 gene encoding zinc finger CCCH domain-containing protein 6-like isoform X2 has translation MSFQNLFQRLRPAPDGAAAPACRSEVRGHVPKRRQQEEPPHKKRCDHEQTRAVDAATVDLSTRRHVAAERRQLSHNLLAGGNNGANRRMEGQKKLNQRGRRVPRGGGRESRVRRPGADAAVRGKQARFMTQEFKEQNALMVDGRLLCRHFLWGRCIKGDGCQLEHVQGHNDLIKELCKFYVQGFCSKGHDCPYMHQSFPCKYFHRKGRCSQGDACRFSHEPLSDVTTKLLEEAIKRDIELRELSQKAEEASPEPSKEPISSVTESSGIALLPIRPSFYSSTSTNVESEGPFCTAEDAVSGAATPAGPPPPPPPPQDPPQPVCYSVEAVLGPQLSRPFSRFSAASGPKDLDRLSNPPNAPPAGDPGRGTVGETVWCSRPPQEQRRSDVHPEPGSERALDLPLDPGELWRPGPKTQRPQPSLQAFPGAAFERSSSERRSVTSRADGAARPSRTGPAESSHPRSPLALGREPEETQQELRCGSEEPFSPRNSAEGSVAPGAGCTRPLRQPFQGLFARPLTEFLKPSHQPELSTSSRASQSADGRNNQNSSSFSSLFAAPLGGQTQTVLSKHAPEDQPASQNLSAHPRTGPEGTRGAAKARPDVSAHTASSVLKTLFGSLKPYQQDEEENQQVPPGLLVSDASDPL, from the exons ATGTCTTTCCAAAACCTGTTCCAGCGCCTGCGTCCTGCCCCGGACGGCGCCGCCGCTCCTGCGTGCAG GAGCGAGGTTCGAGGTCATGTCCCAAAGAGAAGGCAACAAGAGGAGCCGCCGCATAAAAAG AGATGTGACCACGAACAGACGCGAGCTGTTGATGCTGCTACGGTGGACCTCAGCACCAGACGTCACGTGGCTGCAG AGAGACGGCAGCTGTCACACAACCTCCTCGCTGGAGGCAACAATGGAGCCaacaggaggatggaggggcAGAAGAAGCTGAACCAGAGAGGGCGCCGTGTCCCCAGAGGTGGAGGACGTGAGTCCCGGGTccggagaccaggagcagacgCAGCG GTCAGAGGAAAACAAGCCAGGTTCATGACGCAGGAGTTCAAGGAGCAGAACGCCTTGATGGTGGACGGACGCTTGCTGTGCCGCCATTTCCTGTGGGGGAGGTGCATCAAG GGCGACGGCTGCCAGCTGGAACACGTTCAGGGCCACAACGATCTCATCAAGGAACTGTGTAAATTCTACGTGCAGGGCTTCTGCTCCAAAGGCCACGACTGCCCGTACATGCAC CAGTCTTTTCCCTGCAAGTACTTCCATCGGAAAGGTCGCTGCTCCCAAGGAGACGCCTGCCGGTTTTCCCATGAGCCCCTGAGTGACGTCACCACCAAACTGCTGGAGGAG GCTATAAAACGGGACATTGAGCTACGAGAACTTTCACAAAAGGCTGAAGAGGCGTCGCCAGAACCGTCGAAAGAGCCGATTTCTTCAGTAACAGAAAGTTCTGGTATCGCTCTCCTCCCCATCAG GCCAAGTTTTTATAGCAGCACGAGCACAAATGTGGAGTCAGAAGGTCCGTTTTGCACGGCTGAAGATGCTGTGAGTGGTGCCGCCACGCCCGCcggccccccgcccccccccccccccccccaggaccccccACAGCCCGTGTGTTATTCAGTGGAAGCTGTGCTCGGGCCGCAGCTGTCCAGACCCTTCAGCAGGTTCTCCGCAGCTTCAGGACCCAAAGATTTGGACCGGCTCTCAAACCCCCCCAACGCCCCCCCCGCTGGCGACCCGGGCCGGGGCACCGTAGGTGAGACAGTCTGGTGTTCCCGGCCACCCCAGGAACAGCGTCGGTCTGACGTGCACCCCGAGCCCGGCTCAGAGCGCGCTTTGGATCTTCCTCTGGACCCAGGAGAGCTCTGGAGACCAGGACCAAAGACCCAACGCCCACAACCTTCTCTTCAGGCATTTCCTGGAGCCGCCTTTGAGCGTTCCTCTTCAGAGCGGCGTTCTGTAACCTCCAGGGCCGACGGCGCTGCTCGCCCCAGTCGCACCGGGCCGGCCGAGTCCTCACACCCCAGAAGTCCTCTCGCACTTGGTCGGGAGCCTGAGGAGACCCAGCAGGAGCTCAGATGTGGATCTGAGGAACCCTTTTCCCCCAGGAACTCCGCTGAAGGCTCAGTTGCTCCTGGTGCTGGATGCACACGGCCCCTCAGGCAACCTTTTCAGGGCCTTTTTGCGAGGCCGCTCACGGAATTCCTGAAACCGTCCCATCAGCCCGAGCTCAGTACGTCCAGTCGCGCGTCTCAGTCGGCCGATGGCAGAAACAATCAGAATTCCAGCTCCTTTTCCAGCCTCTTCGCTGCTCCTTTGGGAGGTCAGACGCAGACGGTCCTCTCCAAACATGCACCTGAGGACCAGCCGGCGTCCCAGAACCTCTCAGCTCATCCCAGAACTGGGCCTGAAGGGACGAGAGGCGCCGCCAAAGCCCGGCCTGACGTGTCAGCACACACGG cctcttcagttctgaagaCTCTCTTTGGTTCCCTCAAACCTTaccagcaggatgaggaggagaaccaACAGGTTCCACCAGGTTTGCTGGTTTCTG ATGCTTCAGACCCCCTGTGA
- the LOC130527303 gene encoding zinc finger CCCH domain-containing protein 4-like isoform X3 — MSFQNLFQRLRPAPDGAAAPACRSEVRGHVPKRRQQEEPPHKKRCDHEQTRAVDAATVDLSTRRHVAAGEGAGERAGERAGEERRQLSHNLLAGGNNGANRRMEGQKKLNQRGRRVPRGGGRESRVRRPGADAAVRGKQARFMTQEFKEQNALMVDGRLLCRHFLWGRCIKGDGCQLEHVQGHNDLIKELCKFYVQGFCSKGHDCPYMHQSFPCKYFHRKGRCSQGDACRFSHEPLSDVTTKLLEEAIKRDIELRELSQKAEEASPEPSKEPISSVTESSGIALLPIRPSFYSSTSTNVESEGPFCTAEDAVSGAATPAGPPPPPPPPQDPPQPVCYSVEAVLGPQLSRPFSRFSAASGPKDLDRLSNPPNAPPAGDPGRGTVGETVWCSRPPQEQRRSDVHPEPGSERALDLPLDPGELWRPGPKTQRPQPSLQAFPGAAFERSSSERRSVTSRADGAARPSRTGPAESQQELRCGSEEPFSPRNSAEGSVAPGAGCTRPLRQPFQGLFARPLTEFLKPSHQPELSTSSRASQSADGRNNQNSSSFSSLFAAPLGGQTQTVLSKHAPEDQPASQNLSAHPRTGPEGTRGAAKARPDVSAHTASSVLKTLFGSLKPYQQDEEENQQVPPGLLVSDASDPL; from the exons ATGTCTTTCCAAAACCTGTTCCAGCGCCTGCGTCCTGCCCCGGACGGCGCCGCCGCTCCTGCGTGCAG GAGCGAGGTTCGAGGTCATGTCCCAAAGAGAAGGCAACAAGAGGAGCCGCCGCATAAAAAG AGATGTGACCACGAACAGACGCGAGCTGTTGATGCTGCTACGGTGGACCTCAGCACCAGACGTCACGTGGCTGCAG GTGAAGGTGCAGGTGAACGAGCTGGTGAACGTGCGGGTGAAG AGAGACGGCAGCTGTCACACAACCTCCTCGCTGGAGGCAACAATGGAGCCaacaggaggatggaggggcAGAAGAAGCTGAACCAGAGAGGGCGCCGTGTCCCCAGAGGTGGAGGACGTGAGTCCCGGGTccggagaccaggagcagacgCAGCG GTCAGAGGAAAACAAGCCAGGTTCATGACGCAGGAGTTCAAGGAGCAGAACGCCTTGATGGTGGACGGACGCTTGCTGTGCCGCCATTTCCTGTGGGGGAGGTGCATCAAG GGCGACGGCTGCCAGCTGGAACACGTTCAGGGCCACAACGATCTCATCAAGGAACTGTGTAAATTCTACGTGCAGGGCTTCTGCTCCAAAGGCCACGACTGCCCGTACATGCAC CAGTCTTTTCCCTGCAAGTACTTCCATCGGAAAGGTCGCTGCTCCCAAGGAGACGCCTGCCGGTTTTCCCATGAGCCCCTGAGTGACGTCACCACCAAACTGCTGGAGGAG GCTATAAAACGGGACATTGAGCTACGAGAACTTTCACAAAAGGCTGAAGAGGCGTCGCCAGAACCGTCGAAAGAGCCGATTTCTTCAGTAACAGAAAGTTCTGGTATCGCTCTCCTCCCCATCAG GCCAAGTTTTTATAGCAGCACGAGCACAAATGTGGAGTCAGAAGGTCCGTTTTGCACGGCTGAAGATGCTGTGAGTGGTGCCGCCACGCCCGCcggccccccgcccccccccccccccccccaggaccccccACAGCCCGTGTGTTATTCAGTGGAAGCTGTGCTCGGGCCGCAGCTGTCCAGACCCTTCAGCAGGTTCTCCGCAGCTTCAGGACCCAAAGATTTGGACCGGCTCTCAAACCCCCCCAACGCCCCCCCCGCTGGCGACCCGGGCCGGGGCACCGTAGGTGAGACAGTCTGGTGTTCCCGGCCACCCCAGGAACAGCGTCGGTCTGACGTGCACCCCGAGCCCGGCTCAGAGCGCGCTTTGGATCTTCCTCTGGACCCAGGAGAGCTCTGGAGACCAGGACCAAAGACCCAACGCCCACAACCTTCTCTTCAGGCATTTCCTGGAGCCGCCTTTGAGCGTTCCTCTTCAGAGCGGCGTTCTGTAACCTCCAGGGCCGACGGCGCTGCTCGCCCCAGTCGCACCGGGCCGGCCGAGTC CCAGCAGGAGCTCAGATGTGGATCTGAGGAACCCTTTTCCCCCAGGAACTCCGCTGAAGGCTCAGTTGCTCCTGGTGCTGGATGCACACGGCCCCTCAGGCAACCTTTTCAGGGCCTTTTTGCGAGGCCGCTCACGGAATTCCTGAAACCGTCCCATCAGCCCGAGCTCAGTACGTCCAGTCGCGCGTCTCAGTCGGCCGATGGCAGAAACAATCAGAATTCCAGCTCCTTTTCCAGCCTCTTCGCTGCTCCTTTGGGAGGTCAGACGCAGACGGTCCTCTCCAAACATGCACCTGAGGACCAGCCGGCGTCCCAGAACCTCTCAGCTCATCCCAGAACTGGGCCTGAAGGGACGAGAGGCGCCGCCAAAGCCCGGCCTGACGTGTCAGCACACACGG cctcttcagttctgaagaCTCTCTTTGGTTCCCTCAAACCTTaccagcaggatgaggaggagaaccaACAGGTTCCACCAGGTTTGCTGGTTTCTG ATGCTTCAGACCCCCTGTGA
- the LOC130527303 gene encoding zinc finger CCCH domain-containing protein 4-like isoform X1, which translates to MSFQNLFQRLRPAPDGAAAPACRSEVRGHVPKRRQQEEPPHKKRCDHEQTRAVDAATVDLSTRRHVAAGEGAGERAGERAGEERRQLSHNLLAGGNNGANRRMEGQKKLNQRGRRVPRGGGRESRVRRPGADAAVRGKQARFMTQEFKEQNALMVDGRLLCRHFLWGRCIKGDGCQLEHVQGHNDLIKELCKFYVQGFCSKGHDCPYMHQSFPCKYFHRKGRCSQGDACRFSHEPLSDVTTKLLEEAIKRDIELRELSQKAEEASPEPSKEPISSVTESSGIALLPIRPSFYSSTSTNVESEGPFCTAEDAVSGAATPAGPPPPPPPPQDPPQPVCYSVEAVLGPQLSRPFSRFSAASGPKDLDRLSNPPNAPPAGDPGRGTVGETVWCSRPPQEQRRSDVHPEPGSERALDLPLDPGELWRPGPKTQRPQPSLQAFPGAAFERSSSERRSVTSRADGAARPSRTGPAESSHPRSPLALGREPEETQQELRCGSEEPFSPRNSAEGSVAPGAGCTRPLRQPFQGLFARPLTEFLKPSHQPELSTSSRASQSADGRNNQNSSSFSSLFAAPLGGQTQTVLSKHAPEDQPASQNLSAHPRTGPEGTRGAAKARPDVSAHTASSVLKTLFGSLKPYQQDEEENQQVPPGLLVSDASDPL; encoded by the exons ATGTCTTTCCAAAACCTGTTCCAGCGCCTGCGTCCTGCCCCGGACGGCGCCGCCGCTCCTGCGTGCAG GAGCGAGGTTCGAGGTCATGTCCCAAAGAGAAGGCAACAAGAGGAGCCGCCGCATAAAAAG AGATGTGACCACGAACAGACGCGAGCTGTTGATGCTGCTACGGTGGACCTCAGCACCAGACGTCACGTGGCTGCAG GTGAAGGTGCAGGTGAACGAGCTGGTGAACGTGCGGGTGAAG AGAGACGGCAGCTGTCACACAACCTCCTCGCTGGAGGCAACAATGGAGCCaacaggaggatggaggggcAGAAGAAGCTGAACCAGAGAGGGCGCCGTGTCCCCAGAGGTGGAGGACGTGAGTCCCGGGTccggagaccaggagcagacgCAGCG GTCAGAGGAAAACAAGCCAGGTTCATGACGCAGGAGTTCAAGGAGCAGAACGCCTTGATGGTGGACGGACGCTTGCTGTGCCGCCATTTCCTGTGGGGGAGGTGCATCAAG GGCGACGGCTGCCAGCTGGAACACGTTCAGGGCCACAACGATCTCATCAAGGAACTGTGTAAATTCTACGTGCAGGGCTTCTGCTCCAAAGGCCACGACTGCCCGTACATGCAC CAGTCTTTTCCCTGCAAGTACTTCCATCGGAAAGGTCGCTGCTCCCAAGGAGACGCCTGCCGGTTTTCCCATGAGCCCCTGAGTGACGTCACCACCAAACTGCTGGAGGAG GCTATAAAACGGGACATTGAGCTACGAGAACTTTCACAAAAGGCTGAAGAGGCGTCGCCAGAACCGTCGAAAGAGCCGATTTCTTCAGTAACAGAAAGTTCTGGTATCGCTCTCCTCCCCATCAG GCCAAGTTTTTATAGCAGCACGAGCACAAATGTGGAGTCAGAAGGTCCGTTTTGCACGGCTGAAGATGCTGTGAGTGGTGCCGCCACGCCCGCcggccccccgcccccccccccccccccccaggaccccccACAGCCCGTGTGTTATTCAGTGGAAGCTGTGCTCGGGCCGCAGCTGTCCAGACCCTTCAGCAGGTTCTCCGCAGCTTCAGGACCCAAAGATTTGGACCGGCTCTCAAACCCCCCCAACGCCCCCCCCGCTGGCGACCCGGGCCGGGGCACCGTAGGTGAGACAGTCTGGTGTTCCCGGCCACCCCAGGAACAGCGTCGGTCTGACGTGCACCCCGAGCCCGGCTCAGAGCGCGCTTTGGATCTTCCTCTGGACCCAGGAGAGCTCTGGAGACCAGGACCAAAGACCCAACGCCCACAACCTTCTCTTCAGGCATTTCCTGGAGCCGCCTTTGAGCGTTCCTCTTCAGAGCGGCGTTCTGTAACCTCCAGGGCCGACGGCGCTGCTCGCCCCAGTCGCACCGGGCCGGCCGAGTCCTCACACCCCAGAAGTCCTCTCGCACTTGGTCGGGAGCCTGAGGAGACCCAGCAGGAGCTCAGATGTGGATCTGAGGAACCCTTTTCCCCCAGGAACTCCGCTGAAGGCTCAGTTGCTCCTGGTGCTGGATGCACACGGCCCCTCAGGCAACCTTTTCAGGGCCTTTTTGCGAGGCCGCTCACGGAATTCCTGAAACCGTCCCATCAGCCCGAGCTCAGTACGTCCAGTCGCGCGTCTCAGTCGGCCGATGGCAGAAACAATCAGAATTCCAGCTCCTTTTCCAGCCTCTTCGCTGCTCCTTTGGGAGGTCAGACGCAGACGGTCCTCTCCAAACATGCACCTGAGGACCAGCCGGCGTCCCAGAACCTCTCAGCTCATCCCAGAACTGGGCCTGAAGGGACGAGAGGCGCCGCCAAAGCCCGGCCTGACGTGTCAGCACACACGG cctcttcagttctgaagaCTCTCTTTGGTTCCCTCAAACCTTaccagcaggatgaggaggagaaccaACAGGTTCCACCAGGTTTGCTGGTTTCTG ATGCTTCAGACCCCCTGTGA